A window of the Chaetodon trifascialis isolate fChaTrf1 chromosome 9, fChaTrf1.hap1, whole genome shotgun sequence genome harbors these coding sequences:
- the kiaa0753 gene encoding protein moonraker isoform X3 produces MTAQFLESSPKISVGQQVRDWVVFRTNPNVYNRSDLTHGMSQTKLLFNEAIPASASNRATHVRPPAPIVIERLLPVSEEGERVDSARSSISFTTLSEERLHTAVQLAKRDLRRRRLKALMKSPARPSQEAVSTLKTSDVVLQELAANPNTTKLKTSSPKEKVSQPGAKLSVLTSQKHPISPVPCTGQSPPTRDPGPRQLDGGKQTPLSQEIHKLQNELEVYIQKVEELANRGDKIEEPLEPEEQNKLEIRREKQAARSARVIYVLQQQVKEIQGDIEKLRSQKMWDTKKSMAINRLAAAHRGALRALQAVIHQLSDLSHVKVPPYCKELAQLIRQLSLCSAKVEVEQGSAVPETALDILQKLETLDSALRKQEMLEKLQAQACPPHRKSPHRSVSPTRAPKGPSNSSVRGPRKPANPKRGIHGRRMASQPKTTSHQPLSRREVLRAGLESLAQQRELQRRPQTNTTRRKGGALHPERSKADFIMKRHQIKDAGFRQPTVSSQLRVNQLPQKEHSVPWIPTSPHSPPPQRRSPQRRGPEPRCLFSPMKPSVSPPKQNVAVGLAAGQPAMSSDKKRQAENEALRKAWLDKMAMQRLKELDQLGREEAERIQTLRSEVVSPTQWAERAEQKARERIQPPPNKAQQIGESRSRMSSSLRNRLSEQAAERAAESAEQLSEALLEDLLEDTARAAWAAEADRQLEGMAASRLQAPTLECMLLRMEEIQRDQEEVRRRFASITYSDPLYWDRPAPTGPLCTAAGSRPGSPQPIRLTRPVLRQSSAADIVLEKPVETGHSTLSENSLTEDASQDEQQPRRSVAFPGPVEQSGGTVISVPGSTLRNIRRYREDYESYLRVVAHEAVGSFNPWAVADSLADELLSEALADVAAEFQDVVEEYAEAVYTSEFLQPIQSPPASTAALVSQ; encoded by the exons ATGACTGCGCAGTTCTTGGAGAGTAGTCCCAAGATTTCCGTAGGACAGCAAGTGAGAGACTGGGTTGTTTTCCGTACAAACCCAAATGTGTACAACCGCAGCGATTTAACTCATGGGATGTCCCAAACCAAG CTATTGTTCAATGAAGCCATCCCTGCAAGTGCCAGCAACCGTGCCACCCATGTTCGCCCACCAGCCCCCATTGTGATTGAGAGGCTGCTGCCGGTGTCAGAAGAGGGTGAGAGGGTGGACAGCGCCAGAAGCTCCATCAGCTTCACCACTCTCTCTGAGGAGAGACTGCACACTGCGGTTCAGCTGGCCAAGAGGGATCTGAGACGACGGCGCCTTAAGGCACTGATGAAATCCCCTGCCAGACCCTCCCAGGAGGCTGTCTCCACCCTTAAAACAAGTGACGTAGTGCTTCAG GAGCTTGCAGCCAATCCAAATACGACAAAGTTAAAGACCTCTAGTCCAAAAGAGAAAGTGTCCCAACCTGGAGCCAAACTGTCAGTGCTCACATCCCAGAAGCATCCCATTTCTCCCGTACCTTGCACTGGCCAGTCACCCCCAACCAGAGACCCTGGACCAAGGCAGTTGGATGGAGGCAAACAGACTCCTTTAAGCCAGGAGATCCACAAGCTGCAAAATGAGCTGGAAGTGTATATCCAGAAAGTAGAGGAGCTAGCCAACAGAG GAGACAAAATAGAGGAGCCGCTGGAGCCAGAAGAGCAAAACAAGTTAGAGATACGCAGAGAGAAGCAGGCAGCCCGCTCAGCACGTGTCATCTATGTCCTCCAGCAACAG gTAAAAGAGATACAAGGAGATATAGAGAAACTACGAAGCCAGAAGATGTGGGACACCAAAAAG TCCATGGCAATAAACAGGCTTGCAGCTGCCCACCGTGGGGCACTCAGGGCCTTACAGGCTGTTATCCACCAGCTTTCAGATCTATCTCATGTCAAGGTCCCCCCTTATTGCAAAGAGCTGGCCCAGCTGATTCGCCAGCTCTCTTTGTGCTCAGCCAAAGTTGAAGTAGAACAGGGTTCAGCTGTGCCTGAGACGGCCCTCGACATCCTGCAGAAACTAGAG ACTTTGGATTCTGCCCTCCGTAAACAAGAGATGCTGGAAAAGTTGCAGGCCCAAGCATGTCCTCCACACAGGAAGTCTCCTCATCGCAGCGTGTCACCGACCAGAGCACCCAAGGGTCCCAGCAACTCATCTGTTCGAGGACCACGCAAACCCGCAAATCCCAAAAGAGGCATCCATG GTAGAAGAATGGCATCACAGCCCAAAACCACTTCTCACCAGCCGTTGAGCAGAAGAGAGGTGCTCAGGGCCGGCCTGGAGAGCCTTGCCCAACAGAGGGAGCTGCAGAGACGACCTCAAACAAACACCACCCGCAGAAAAGGAGGCGCTCTGCACCCTGAGAGAAGCAAGGCTGACTTTATAATGAAG CGACATCAGATAAAAGATGCAGGTTTCCGGCAGCCTACAGTCTCCTCTCAGCTCAGAGTGAACCAGCTCCCTCAAAAAGAGCACTCTGTGCCCTGGATACCTACATcccctcactctcctcctccacagcg cAGATCCCCTCAGAGGAGAGGACCGGAGCCTCGATGTCTCTTCTCTCCCATGAAGCCCTCAGTCAGTCCTCCAAAGCAGAACGTGGCTGTTGGTCTGGCAGCAGGGCAGCCGGCCATGAGCTCAGACAAGAAGAGACAAGCTGAGAATGAAGCATTAAG GAAAGCCTGGCTGGATAAGATGGCGATGCAGAGACTGAAAGAGCTCGACCAGCTGGGCAGAGAAGAGGCTGAGCGCATTCAGACATTAAG GTCTGAAGTTGTCTCTCCAACTCAGTGGGCTGAGAGAGCTGAGcagaaggccagagagagaattCAGCCCCCTCCGAATAAAGCACAA CAGATTGGCGAGTCCAGGAGCAGGATGAGCTCCTCGCTGAGGAATCGGCTGTCtgagcaggctgcagagagg GCAGCAGAGAGTGCTGAGCAGCTGAGCgaggcactgctggaagatctGTTGGAGGACACTGCACGGGCAGCGTGGGCGGccgaggcagacagacagttggAGGGCATGGCTGCGAGTAGGCTGCAGGCCCCCACCCTGGAGTGTATGCTGCTTCGTATGGAGGAGATACAG AGAGATCAGGAGGAAGTGAGGAGACGGTTTGCTTCTATCACATATTCAGACCCTCTTTACTGGGACCGACCAGCGCCAACAG GACCCCTGTGCACTGCTGCGGGCTCCAGGCCAGGCTCTCCTCAACCAATTAGGCTCACAAGGCCAGTGCTGAggcagagctctgcagcagataTTGTCCTAGAGAAACCTGTGGAGACGGG ACACAGTACCCTCTCTGAGAACAGCCTGACAGAGGATGCATCCCAAGATGAACAGCAGCCCAGACGCAGTGTCGCGTTCCCGGGCCCAGTCGAGCAAAGCGGGGGGACTGTTATCTCCGTGCCAGGCAGCACGCTGCGGAACATCCGGCGGTACCGGGAAGACTACGAGAGCTACCTGCGCGTTGTGGCTCACGAGGCTGTTGGCAGTTTCAACCCCTGGGCCGTGGCAGACAG CCTGGCAGATGAGCTGCTGTCGGAGGCTCTGGCCGACGTGGCGGCTGAGTTTCAGGACGTTGTGGAGGAATACGCCGAGGCCGTCTACACCTCGGAGTTTCTTCAGCCGATCCA
- the kiaa0753 gene encoding protein moonraker isoform X4: MTAQFLESSPKISVGQQVRDWVVFRTNPNVYNRSDLTHGMSQTKLLFNEAIPASASNRATHVRPPAPIVIERLLPVSEEGERVDSARSSISFTTLSEERLHTAVQLAKRDLRRRRLKALMKSPARPSQEAVSTLKTSDVVLQELAANPNTTKLKTSSPKEKVSQPGAKLSVLTSQKHPISPVPCTGQSPPTRDPGPRQLDGGKQTPLSQEIHKLQNELEVYIQKVEELANRGDKIEEPLEPEEQNKLEIRREKQAARSARVIYVLQQQVKEIQGDIEKLRSQKMWDTKKSMAINRLAAAHRGALRALQAVIHQLSDLSHVKVPPYCKELAQLIRQLSLCSAKVEVEQGSAVPETALDILQKLETLDSALRKQEMLEKLQAQACPPHRKSPHRSVSPTRAPKGPSNSSVRGPRKPANPKRGIHAGRRMASQPKTTSHQPLSRREVLRAGLESLAQQRELQRRPQTNTTRRKGGALHPERSKADFIMKRHQIKDAGFRQPTVSSQLRVNQLPQKEHSVPWIPTSPHSPPPQRRSPQRRGPEPRCLFSPMKPSVSPPKQNVAVGLAAGQPAMSSDKKRQAENEALRKAWLDKMAMQRLKELDQLGREEAERIQTLRSEVVSPTQWAERAEQKARERIQPPPNKAQIGESRSRMSSSLRNRLSEQAAERAAESAEQLSEALLEDLLEDTARAAWAAEADRQLEGMAASRLQAPTLECMLLRMEEIQRDQEEVRRRFASITYSDPLYWDRPAPTGPLCTAAGSRPGSPQPIRLTRPVLRQSSAADIVLEKPVETGHSTLSENSLTEDASQDEQQPRRSVAFPGPVEQSGGTVISVPGSTLRNIRRYREDYESYLRVVAHEAVGSFNPWAVADSLADELLSEALADVAAEFQDVVEEYAEAVYTSEFLQPIQSPPASTAALVSQ, translated from the exons ATGACTGCGCAGTTCTTGGAGAGTAGTCCCAAGATTTCCGTAGGACAGCAAGTGAGAGACTGGGTTGTTTTCCGTACAAACCCAAATGTGTACAACCGCAGCGATTTAACTCATGGGATGTCCCAAACCAAG CTATTGTTCAATGAAGCCATCCCTGCAAGTGCCAGCAACCGTGCCACCCATGTTCGCCCACCAGCCCCCATTGTGATTGAGAGGCTGCTGCCGGTGTCAGAAGAGGGTGAGAGGGTGGACAGCGCCAGAAGCTCCATCAGCTTCACCACTCTCTCTGAGGAGAGACTGCACACTGCGGTTCAGCTGGCCAAGAGGGATCTGAGACGACGGCGCCTTAAGGCACTGATGAAATCCCCTGCCAGACCCTCCCAGGAGGCTGTCTCCACCCTTAAAACAAGTGACGTAGTGCTTCAG GAGCTTGCAGCCAATCCAAATACGACAAAGTTAAAGACCTCTAGTCCAAAAGAGAAAGTGTCCCAACCTGGAGCCAAACTGTCAGTGCTCACATCCCAGAAGCATCCCATTTCTCCCGTACCTTGCACTGGCCAGTCACCCCCAACCAGAGACCCTGGACCAAGGCAGTTGGATGGAGGCAAACAGACTCCTTTAAGCCAGGAGATCCACAAGCTGCAAAATGAGCTGGAAGTGTATATCCAGAAAGTAGAGGAGCTAGCCAACAGAG GAGACAAAATAGAGGAGCCGCTGGAGCCAGAAGAGCAAAACAAGTTAGAGATACGCAGAGAGAAGCAGGCAGCCCGCTCAGCACGTGTCATCTATGTCCTCCAGCAACAG gTAAAAGAGATACAAGGAGATATAGAGAAACTACGAAGCCAGAAGATGTGGGACACCAAAAAG TCCATGGCAATAAACAGGCTTGCAGCTGCCCACCGTGGGGCACTCAGGGCCTTACAGGCTGTTATCCACCAGCTTTCAGATCTATCTCATGTCAAGGTCCCCCCTTATTGCAAAGAGCTGGCCCAGCTGATTCGCCAGCTCTCTTTGTGCTCAGCCAAAGTTGAAGTAGAACAGGGTTCAGCTGTGCCTGAGACGGCCCTCGACATCCTGCAGAAACTAGAG ACTTTGGATTCTGCCCTCCGTAAACAAGAGATGCTGGAAAAGTTGCAGGCCCAAGCATGTCCTCCACACAGGAAGTCTCCTCATCGCAGCGTGTCACCGACCAGAGCACCCAAGGGTCCCAGCAACTCATCTGTTCGAGGACCACGCAAACCCGCAAATCCCAAAAGAGGCATCCATG CAGGTAGAAGAATGGCATCACAGCCCAAAACCACTTCTCACCAGCCGTTGAGCAGAAGAGAGGTGCTCAGGGCCGGCCTGGAGAGCCTTGCCCAACAGAGGGAGCTGCAGAGACGACCTCAAACAAACACCACCCGCAGAAAAGGAGGCGCTCTGCACCCTGAGAGAAGCAAGGCTGACTTTATAATGAAG CGACATCAGATAAAAGATGCAGGTTTCCGGCAGCCTACAGTCTCCTCTCAGCTCAGAGTGAACCAGCTCCCTCAAAAAGAGCACTCTGTGCCCTGGATACCTACATcccctcactctcctcctccacagcg cAGATCCCCTCAGAGGAGAGGACCGGAGCCTCGATGTCTCTTCTCTCCCATGAAGCCCTCAGTCAGTCCTCCAAAGCAGAACGTGGCTGTTGGTCTGGCAGCAGGGCAGCCGGCCATGAGCTCAGACAAGAAGAGACAAGCTGAGAATGAAGCATTAAG GAAAGCCTGGCTGGATAAGATGGCGATGCAGAGACTGAAAGAGCTCGACCAGCTGGGCAGAGAAGAGGCTGAGCGCATTCAGACATTAAG GTCTGAAGTTGTCTCTCCAACTCAGTGGGCTGAGAGAGCTGAGcagaaggccagagagagaattCAGCCCCCTCCGAATAAAGCACAA ATTGGCGAGTCCAGGAGCAGGATGAGCTCCTCGCTGAGGAATCGGCTGTCtgagcaggctgcagagagg GCAGCAGAGAGTGCTGAGCAGCTGAGCgaggcactgctggaagatctGTTGGAGGACACTGCACGGGCAGCGTGGGCGGccgaggcagacagacagttggAGGGCATGGCTGCGAGTAGGCTGCAGGCCCCCACCCTGGAGTGTATGCTGCTTCGTATGGAGGAGATACAG AGAGATCAGGAGGAAGTGAGGAGACGGTTTGCTTCTATCACATATTCAGACCCTCTTTACTGGGACCGACCAGCGCCAACAG GACCCCTGTGCACTGCTGCGGGCTCCAGGCCAGGCTCTCCTCAACCAATTAGGCTCACAAGGCCAGTGCTGAggcagagctctgcagcagataTTGTCCTAGAGAAACCTGTGGAGACGGG ACACAGTACCCTCTCTGAGAACAGCCTGACAGAGGATGCATCCCAAGATGAACAGCAGCCCAGACGCAGTGTCGCGTTCCCGGGCCCAGTCGAGCAAAGCGGGGGGACTGTTATCTCCGTGCCAGGCAGCACGCTGCGGAACATCCGGCGGTACCGGGAAGACTACGAGAGCTACCTGCGCGTTGTGGCTCACGAGGCTGTTGGCAGTTTCAACCCCTGGGCCGTGGCAGACAG CCTGGCAGATGAGCTGCTGTCGGAGGCTCTGGCCGACGTGGCGGCTGAGTTTCAGGACGTTGTGGAGGAATACGCCGAGGCCGTCTACACCTCGGAGTTTCTTCAGCCGATCCA
- the kiaa0753 gene encoding protein moonraker isoform X1 yields MTAQFLESSPKISVGQQVRDWVVFRTNPNVYNRSDLTHGMSQTKLLFNEAIPASASNRATHVRPPAPIVIERLLPVSEEGERVDSARSSISFTTLSEERLHTAVQLAKRDLRRRRLKALMKSPARPSQEAVSTLKTSDVVLQELAANPNTTKLKTSSPKEKVSQPGAKLSVLTSQKHPISPVPCTGQSPPTRDPGPRQLDGGKQTPLSQEIHKLQNELEVYIQKVEELANRGDKIEEPLEPEEQNKLEIRREKQAARSARVIYVLQQQVKEIQGDIEKLRSQKMWDTKKSMAINRLAAAHRGALRALQAVIHQLSDLSHVKVPPYCKELAQLIRQLSLCSAKVEVEQGSAVPETALDILQKLETLDSALRKQEMLEKLQAQACPPHRKSPHRSVSPTRAPKGPSNSSVRGPRKPANPKRGIHAGRRMASQPKTTSHQPLSRREVLRAGLESLAQQRELQRRPQTNTTRRKGGALHPERSKADFIMKRHQIKDAGFRQPTVSSQLRVNQLPQKEHSVPWIPTSPHSPPPQRRSPQRRGPEPRCLFSPMKPSVSPPKQNVAVGLAAGQPAMSSDKKRQAENEALRKAWLDKMAMQRLKELDQLGREEAERIQTLRSEVVSPTQWAERAEQKARERIQPPPNKAQQIGESRSRMSSSLRNRLSEQAAERAAESAEQLSEALLEDLLEDTARAAWAAEADRQLEGMAASRLQAPTLECMLLRMEEIQRDQEEVRRRFASITYSDPLYWDRPAPTGPLCTAAGSRPGSPQPIRLTRPVLRQSSAADIVLEKPVETGHSTLSENSLTEDASQDEQQPRRSVAFPGPVEQSGGTVISVPGSTLRNIRRYREDYESYLRVVAHEAVGSFNPWAVADSLADELLSEALADVAAEFQDVVEEYAEAVYTSEFLQPIQSPPASTAALVSQ; encoded by the exons ATGACTGCGCAGTTCTTGGAGAGTAGTCCCAAGATTTCCGTAGGACAGCAAGTGAGAGACTGGGTTGTTTTCCGTACAAACCCAAATGTGTACAACCGCAGCGATTTAACTCATGGGATGTCCCAAACCAAG CTATTGTTCAATGAAGCCATCCCTGCAAGTGCCAGCAACCGTGCCACCCATGTTCGCCCACCAGCCCCCATTGTGATTGAGAGGCTGCTGCCGGTGTCAGAAGAGGGTGAGAGGGTGGACAGCGCCAGAAGCTCCATCAGCTTCACCACTCTCTCTGAGGAGAGACTGCACACTGCGGTTCAGCTGGCCAAGAGGGATCTGAGACGACGGCGCCTTAAGGCACTGATGAAATCCCCTGCCAGACCCTCCCAGGAGGCTGTCTCCACCCTTAAAACAAGTGACGTAGTGCTTCAG GAGCTTGCAGCCAATCCAAATACGACAAAGTTAAAGACCTCTAGTCCAAAAGAGAAAGTGTCCCAACCTGGAGCCAAACTGTCAGTGCTCACATCCCAGAAGCATCCCATTTCTCCCGTACCTTGCACTGGCCAGTCACCCCCAACCAGAGACCCTGGACCAAGGCAGTTGGATGGAGGCAAACAGACTCCTTTAAGCCAGGAGATCCACAAGCTGCAAAATGAGCTGGAAGTGTATATCCAGAAAGTAGAGGAGCTAGCCAACAGAG GAGACAAAATAGAGGAGCCGCTGGAGCCAGAAGAGCAAAACAAGTTAGAGATACGCAGAGAGAAGCAGGCAGCCCGCTCAGCACGTGTCATCTATGTCCTCCAGCAACAG gTAAAAGAGATACAAGGAGATATAGAGAAACTACGAAGCCAGAAGATGTGGGACACCAAAAAG TCCATGGCAATAAACAGGCTTGCAGCTGCCCACCGTGGGGCACTCAGGGCCTTACAGGCTGTTATCCACCAGCTTTCAGATCTATCTCATGTCAAGGTCCCCCCTTATTGCAAAGAGCTGGCCCAGCTGATTCGCCAGCTCTCTTTGTGCTCAGCCAAAGTTGAAGTAGAACAGGGTTCAGCTGTGCCTGAGACGGCCCTCGACATCCTGCAGAAACTAGAG ACTTTGGATTCTGCCCTCCGTAAACAAGAGATGCTGGAAAAGTTGCAGGCCCAAGCATGTCCTCCACACAGGAAGTCTCCTCATCGCAGCGTGTCACCGACCAGAGCACCCAAGGGTCCCAGCAACTCATCTGTTCGAGGACCACGCAAACCCGCAAATCCCAAAAGAGGCATCCATG CAGGTAGAAGAATGGCATCACAGCCCAAAACCACTTCTCACCAGCCGTTGAGCAGAAGAGAGGTGCTCAGGGCCGGCCTGGAGAGCCTTGCCCAACAGAGGGAGCTGCAGAGACGACCTCAAACAAACACCACCCGCAGAAAAGGAGGCGCTCTGCACCCTGAGAGAAGCAAGGCTGACTTTATAATGAAG CGACATCAGATAAAAGATGCAGGTTTCCGGCAGCCTACAGTCTCCTCTCAGCTCAGAGTGAACCAGCTCCCTCAAAAAGAGCACTCTGTGCCCTGGATACCTACATcccctcactctcctcctccacagcg cAGATCCCCTCAGAGGAGAGGACCGGAGCCTCGATGTCTCTTCTCTCCCATGAAGCCCTCAGTCAGTCCTCCAAAGCAGAACGTGGCTGTTGGTCTGGCAGCAGGGCAGCCGGCCATGAGCTCAGACAAGAAGAGACAAGCTGAGAATGAAGCATTAAG GAAAGCCTGGCTGGATAAGATGGCGATGCAGAGACTGAAAGAGCTCGACCAGCTGGGCAGAGAAGAGGCTGAGCGCATTCAGACATTAAG GTCTGAAGTTGTCTCTCCAACTCAGTGGGCTGAGAGAGCTGAGcagaaggccagagagagaattCAGCCCCCTCCGAATAAAGCACAA CAGATTGGCGAGTCCAGGAGCAGGATGAGCTCCTCGCTGAGGAATCGGCTGTCtgagcaggctgcagagagg GCAGCAGAGAGTGCTGAGCAGCTGAGCgaggcactgctggaagatctGTTGGAGGACACTGCACGGGCAGCGTGGGCGGccgaggcagacagacagttggAGGGCATGGCTGCGAGTAGGCTGCAGGCCCCCACCCTGGAGTGTATGCTGCTTCGTATGGAGGAGATACAG AGAGATCAGGAGGAAGTGAGGAGACGGTTTGCTTCTATCACATATTCAGACCCTCTTTACTGGGACCGACCAGCGCCAACAG GACCCCTGTGCACTGCTGCGGGCTCCAGGCCAGGCTCTCCTCAACCAATTAGGCTCACAAGGCCAGTGCTGAggcagagctctgcagcagataTTGTCCTAGAGAAACCTGTGGAGACGGG ACACAGTACCCTCTCTGAGAACAGCCTGACAGAGGATGCATCCCAAGATGAACAGCAGCCCAGACGCAGTGTCGCGTTCCCGGGCCCAGTCGAGCAAAGCGGGGGGACTGTTATCTCCGTGCCAGGCAGCACGCTGCGGAACATCCGGCGGTACCGGGAAGACTACGAGAGCTACCTGCGCGTTGTGGCTCACGAGGCTGTTGGCAGTTTCAACCCCTGGGCCGTGGCAGACAG CCTGGCAGATGAGCTGCTGTCGGAGGCTCTGGCCGACGTGGCGGCTGAGTTTCAGGACGTTGTGGAGGAATACGCCGAGGCCGTCTACACCTCGGAGTTTCTTCAGCCGATCCA
- the kiaa0753 gene encoding protein moonraker isoform X2: MTAQFLESSPKISVGQQVRDWVVFRTNPNVYNRSDLTHGMSQTKLLFNEAIPASASNRATHVRPPAPIVIERLLPVSEEGERVDSARSSISFTTLSEERLHTAVQLAKRDLRRRRLKALMKSPARPSQEAVSTLKTSDVVLQELAANPNTTKLKTSSPKEKVSQPGAKLSVLTSQKHPISPVPCTGQSPPTRDPGPRQLDGGKQTPLSQEIHKLQNELEVYIQKVEELANRGDKIEEPLEPEEQNKLEIRREKQAARSARVIYVLQQQVKEIQGDIEKLRSQKMWDTKKSMAINRLAAAHRGALRALQAVIHQLSDLSHVKVPPYCKELAQLIRQLSLCSAKVEVEQGSAVPETALDILQKLETLDSALRKQEMLEKLQAQACPPHRKSPHRSVSPTRAPKGPSNSSVRGPRKPANPKRGIHAGRRMASQPKTTSHQPLSRREVLRAGLESLAQQRELQRRPQTNTTRRKGGALHPERSKADFIMKRHQIKDAGFRQPTVSSQLRVNQLPQKEHSVPWIPTSPHSPPPQRSPQRRGPEPRCLFSPMKPSVSPPKQNVAVGLAAGQPAMSSDKKRQAENEALRKAWLDKMAMQRLKELDQLGREEAERIQTLRSEVVSPTQWAERAEQKARERIQPPPNKAQQIGESRSRMSSSLRNRLSEQAAERAAESAEQLSEALLEDLLEDTARAAWAAEADRQLEGMAASRLQAPTLECMLLRMEEIQRDQEEVRRRFASITYSDPLYWDRPAPTGPLCTAAGSRPGSPQPIRLTRPVLRQSSAADIVLEKPVETGHSTLSENSLTEDASQDEQQPRRSVAFPGPVEQSGGTVISVPGSTLRNIRRYREDYESYLRVVAHEAVGSFNPWAVADSLADELLSEALADVAAEFQDVVEEYAEAVYTSEFLQPIQSPPASTAALVSQ; encoded by the exons ATGACTGCGCAGTTCTTGGAGAGTAGTCCCAAGATTTCCGTAGGACAGCAAGTGAGAGACTGGGTTGTTTTCCGTACAAACCCAAATGTGTACAACCGCAGCGATTTAACTCATGGGATGTCCCAAACCAAG CTATTGTTCAATGAAGCCATCCCTGCAAGTGCCAGCAACCGTGCCACCCATGTTCGCCCACCAGCCCCCATTGTGATTGAGAGGCTGCTGCCGGTGTCAGAAGAGGGTGAGAGGGTGGACAGCGCCAGAAGCTCCATCAGCTTCACCACTCTCTCTGAGGAGAGACTGCACACTGCGGTTCAGCTGGCCAAGAGGGATCTGAGACGACGGCGCCTTAAGGCACTGATGAAATCCCCTGCCAGACCCTCCCAGGAGGCTGTCTCCACCCTTAAAACAAGTGACGTAGTGCTTCAG GAGCTTGCAGCCAATCCAAATACGACAAAGTTAAAGACCTCTAGTCCAAAAGAGAAAGTGTCCCAACCTGGAGCCAAACTGTCAGTGCTCACATCCCAGAAGCATCCCATTTCTCCCGTACCTTGCACTGGCCAGTCACCCCCAACCAGAGACCCTGGACCAAGGCAGTTGGATGGAGGCAAACAGACTCCTTTAAGCCAGGAGATCCACAAGCTGCAAAATGAGCTGGAAGTGTATATCCAGAAAGTAGAGGAGCTAGCCAACAGAG GAGACAAAATAGAGGAGCCGCTGGAGCCAGAAGAGCAAAACAAGTTAGAGATACGCAGAGAGAAGCAGGCAGCCCGCTCAGCACGTGTCATCTATGTCCTCCAGCAACAG gTAAAAGAGATACAAGGAGATATAGAGAAACTACGAAGCCAGAAGATGTGGGACACCAAAAAG TCCATGGCAATAAACAGGCTTGCAGCTGCCCACCGTGGGGCACTCAGGGCCTTACAGGCTGTTATCCACCAGCTTTCAGATCTATCTCATGTCAAGGTCCCCCCTTATTGCAAAGAGCTGGCCCAGCTGATTCGCCAGCTCTCTTTGTGCTCAGCCAAAGTTGAAGTAGAACAGGGTTCAGCTGTGCCTGAGACGGCCCTCGACATCCTGCAGAAACTAGAG ACTTTGGATTCTGCCCTCCGTAAACAAGAGATGCTGGAAAAGTTGCAGGCCCAAGCATGTCCTCCACACAGGAAGTCTCCTCATCGCAGCGTGTCACCGACCAGAGCACCCAAGGGTCCCAGCAACTCATCTGTTCGAGGACCACGCAAACCCGCAAATCCCAAAAGAGGCATCCATG CAGGTAGAAGAATGGCATCACAGCCCAAAACCACTTCTCACCAGCCGTTGAGCAGAAGAGAGGTGCTCAGGGCCGGCCTGGAGAGCCTTGCCCAACAGAGGGAGCTGCAGAGACGACCTCAAACAAACACCACCCGCAGAAAAGGAGGCGCTCTGCACCCTGAGAGAAGCAAGGCTGACTTTATAATGAAG CGACATCAGATAAAAGATGCAGGTTTCCGGCAGCCTACAGTCTCCTCTCAGCTCAGAGTGAACCAGCTCCCTCAAAAAGAGCACTCTGTGCCCTGGATACCTACATcccctcactctcctcctccacagcg ATCCCCTCAGAGGAGAGGACCGGAGCCTCGATGTCTCTTCTCTCCCATGAAGCCCTCAGTCAGTCCTCCAAAGCAGAACGTGGCTGTTGGTCTGGCAGCAGGGCAGCCGGCCATGAGCTCAGACAAGAAGAGACAAGCTGAGAATGAAGCATTAAG GAAAGCCTGGCTGGATAAGATGGCGATGCAGAGACTGAAAGAGCTCGACCAGCTGGGCAGAGAAGAGGCTGAGCGCATTCAGACATTAAG GTCTGAAGTTGTCTCTCCAACTCAGTGGGCTGAGAGAGCTGAGcagaaggccagagagagaattCAGCCCCCTCCGAATAAAGCACAA CAGATTGGCGAGTCCAGGAGCAGGATGAGCTCCTCGCTGAGGAATCGGCTGTCtgagcaggctgcagagagg GCAGCAGAGAGTGCTGAGCAGCTGAGCgaggcactgctggaagatctGTTGGAGGACACTGCACGGGCAGCGTGGGCGGccgaggcagacagacagttggAGGGCATGGCTGCGAGTAGGCTGCAGGCCCCCACCCTGGAGTGTATGCTGCTTCGTATGGAGGAGATACAG AGAGATCAGGAGGAAGTGAGGAGACGGTTTGCTTCTATCACATATTCAGACCCTCTTTACTGGGACCGACCAGCGCCAACAG GACCCCTGTGCACTGCTGCGGGCTCCAGGCCAGGCTCTCCTCAACCAATTAGGCTCACAAGGCCAGTGCTGAggcagagctctgcagcagataTTGTCCTAGAGAAACCTGTGGAGACGGG ACACAGTACCCTCTCTGAGAACAGCCTGACAGAGGATGCATCCCAAGATGAACAGCAGCCCAGACGCAGTGTCGCGTTCCCGGGCCCAGTCGAGCAAAGCGGGGGGACTGTTATCTCCGTGCCAGGCAGCACGCTGCGGAACATCCGGCGGTACCGGGAAGACTACGAGAGCTACCTGCGCGTTGTGGCTCACGAGGCTGTTGGCAGTTTCAACCCCTGGGCCGTGGCAGACAG CCTGGCAGATGAGCTGCTGTCGGAGGCTCTGGCCGACGTGGCGGCTGAGTTTCAGGACGTTGTGGAGGAATACGCCGAGGCCGTCTACACCTCGGAGTTTCTTCAGCCGATCCA